In the Bacillota bacterium genome, ATTCGCAGAATACGTGTCCCAGGCCACCTCATCGGGCTCATGCGTGACTACTATCTCCACCACCCGCAAGACTTTGCCCTCGGCGTCCAGCAAGGCTACGTCGGGGCGCACCGCGCCCAGTTGGTGCTCGGTTTCAACCCTGGCCACCCCCGAAACCAGGTCCAGGGTATGTTCGCGCCGGCAGACGTCGCAGGTCCAGGTCGCAACGTAAGCAACCTGCTCGCTAAGACGGGCTTGCAAAACAGAATGCACCGCGACCTTTGCCGCCTGGTGCAGAACGCTCTCTAATGCACAGTTCCCTACACCGGCTATGTGAGCGAAGTGCTTTCTTCTTCGCGGACCAGCACGAAGCACGAACCGTTCTGTGCAATTGGGGCAAAAGTATGCTTCTCCCCTTCCGGTTTGGTCGACCGTCACTACTTCCCCGGAAGCGCTCAGAGCAACAGGGTAAAGTACTTTGTCGGCCACGACAGCGCCTCCCTCATGTATTTCGGGAACAGCCGCCCACCCGTCGGCAGTCCCGGCTGAGCCCCCGCCTTCAGCGGAGGCAAGACGGTCAACGTTTTTTTCTCCGGGCCATGCGGGCCTCGGCCAACGCTACGGCTTTTTCGAGGTTCTCCCGGTGCAGCGCAAACGTCCCTCCGACCTGCTCCTTGGCAAGGCCGACCCGTACCAGTTGGCGACACGCGACGCGCACACGAGAGACCGAACTGCTACTGCCAAGCCCCAGAGCCAGGGCCAGCTCCGACGGCGACACCGCCCGCGAGCGGGCAAGAGCCTCCAGGGCAGCGACGCAGTATTCTTCATAGCCACCCAGGTGTTTCCTGGTCAGCGAGCAGGCGCTCTGCAGCAGACCCTGCACGGCCGGGTGTTCGAGCAACGCCACACCTGCCGCCGGGGCTGTCACCGGTACGGCAGGTGTCGCAGGAACCGCCTGCACCAGGGCCGGCGCGCCGGCCGCGACTTCCACCCGGTCTGCCCGCACGGATACGGAGTTCACCCGCGCTTCCGGCCCAGGTCGGGGCTCGGCAGCCGCCTGGGCTGCGGCAACCCGGAGGGCGACCTGCAGGCGCTCGATTTCTCGGGCCTTTTCCACAAGTTCCGCCTCCAGCTCCTCGATCCGGCGGCGCAGGCGGGCAACCTCCCCGCGCTCGGCCTCTTCTTCGGCGCGTGCCTGCCGGACCGCCTCGGCCAGCCGGGCCACCGCCGCCTCCAGGTCTCCGTCGGCCACCACGCCCCGCAGGACCACTTCGGCGCCCAGGTCTGGCGTGTCCCCGCCGTGGGTCACGCGGCGTGCCCTGATGCGGTGGAACTCGCCCAACCGGGGGAACCAGAACACGCCCACAGGCAGCCCGTTCAACTCCTGGAACGTCCGGCCGGCCGCGTGGTGCTTCACCGCGTCGAAGTCCAGCTTCTCGTCGAAGCCGCCCAGCATCGGGAAGTTGAGCTGGCTCATGAACTCTTTCGACACGGCCTGGGTTCTCTGGGAGGCCGTCACCAGCAGCACCCCGCGCTTTCTGCCCTGCTTGGCCAGGCGGGACATGATCTCCGCCGTGGAGGCCGAGCCGAACTGAGGGGCAAAGACATGCGCTTCCTCCACAACCACCCCGGCCGTCCGGCGTTCCCGGCCCAGCAGTACGAACAGCTC is a window encoding:
- a CDS encoding DUF87 domain-containing protein, which translates into the protein MAAPVLHLADDLALDLGVYASTGWRAGVWASSGRGKSYAVGVIVEELLDAHIPVVVIDPEGEFWTLREGYRTVVVGGPRGDLPLCGARPAVREILGVALGQGLALVVDLSDLAANAAQQEAARPFLEELFVLLGRERRTAGVVVEEAHVFAPQFGSASTAEIMSRLAKQGRKRGVLLVTASQRTQAVSKEFMSQLNFPMLGGFDEKLDFDAVKHHAAGRTFQELNGLPVGVFWFPRLGEFHRIRARRVTHGGDTPDLGAEVVLRGVVADGDLEAAVARLAEAVRQARAEEEAERGEVARLRRRIEELEAELVEKAREIERLQVALRVAAAQAAAEPRPGPEARVNSVSVRADRVEVAAGAPALVQAVPATPAVPVTAPAAGVALLEHPAVQGLLQSACSLTRKHLGGYEEYCVAALEALARSRAVSPSELALALGLGSSSSVSRVRVACRQLVRVGLAKEQVGGTFALHRENLEKAVALAEARMARRKKR